CTGATTTGTAATGTGCTTATTTTTTTCTTTGTTATGCTCATCTAAAGTCTTAGTAAAAATGACGTCTCCTTGCTTTGTAGCAAGAAAGTATAAGAAGTCTGTTTCTTCTGGATTAAGAGCAGCTACAAATGAAACTTCTCCGGCATTTGCAATTGGTCCTGGAGGTAATCCACGATTTTGATAGGTGTTATAAGGTGAATCGACCTCTAAATCAGCATATAATACACGATCTTTATGTTCTCCTAATGCATATAACACAGTCGGATCTGTTTGCAATGGCATTTTTATTTCCATTCGATTATAAAATACACTTGATATTTTTTCACGATCAGCTTTTTCTGTTGCCTCTTCTTCAATTAATGAAGCCATTGTAACTAATCTGTGCACACTCATATTTTTTTCCTGTAATTGCGGAATATATTTTGCTACTACTTCACTCATTTTTTGTACCATTGGTTCAAGAACTTCTTCTAATGTTGGCTTTTCTGTATAGTATGGGTAAGTTGCAGGAAATAAATATCCTTCCAAAGCATACTTGATATTCTCTTGATAAATATCATCTGTTAATAAGTCTGGATATTTTGCCTTCATTGAATCAATAAAAGCCTTGTCCGTTAGAGTAGCTAAAACCTCTTTTTCTGTATAAGGTGTATTATTTGCAATAATAGAGGCAATCTCTGTAAGTTGTCTTCCTTCAGGTATGGTAATTTGAAAAACAGCTTCATCCATGACTTTTCCTTTTTTAAGTGTTGAAATAATATCTGTAATTGTCATTGATTTTGCTAGCTGATAGTCACCAGCCTGAAAACCTGATTCATTTTTAAATTTTATATAATATTTAAAGACTCGATCATCTTTAATAATGCCGCTCTCTTCTAATATTTTTGAAATACTAGAAACAGACGATCCAATCGGTATAGTGACATCAATTGCTGTTTGATCATTAGGATCTATCGGCTGTAATGAAGACTTAATATATAAATATCCGCCACCGATTACCCCTGAAAAAACAATTAGAAGAACGATGAATACTGTTAAAACAATCTTTCTTACAACCTTCGCTTCACTTTGTTTTTCCAGTAACTTTTCGCGGAATGTATCTTTTTTCGAATCATCAGACATGTTGTATCCCCCTCTCATCCCAATTATTATACTACAATGTTCATGATGTTTCGGCAATTTTTTTAAGACAAGGAGAAAATTCATAGTATTAGCACAATGATCAAAAAAAAAACAAAGAAAAAGGGACAAAAGAATGATTCTTTTGTCCCTCACATTTTATTCTTCCTCTTCTTCATCCAGAAACGTATTTAACATTTCTTCAATTAAGTCCCACTCTTCGTCAGTTTCGATTGGTTCTAGTTCACCATCTTCTCCATCCGCATGGGGATTAAAGCTTGATGCATGAATCTCAATCTCTTCACTGTCATCTTCATCAGCGCCTACTGGATAATAAAGTACATAAGATTTTTTGAATTCTTCTGATTCAAACGTAAATAATACCTCGCAAAGTTGTTCATTTCCATTTTCATCAATTACTGTAATTTGTTTTTCACCGTGATCCATTTTTTCACCTCATAGTATTGTTTGTTAATTTAGACTATCTAAGTAGCCTTGTAAAATCATAACAGCAGCCATTTTATCAATGACTTGTTTCCTTTTCTTACGACTAACATCTGCAGAAATGAGCATTCTTTCAGCAGCCATTGTTGTTAATCGTTCATCCCAAAGTACGACTGGAAGACCAAATTTCTTTGTCAAAATATCAGCAAACCGCTGACTTGCTTCAGCTCTTGGTCCTATTGTCCCGTTCATATTTTTGGGCATTCCTAGAACAATCTTTTCTACATTATGCTGCTCAATGATTTCAGTAAGTCGTCCTAATTTATAGTCTCGACTTTCCTCATTTATTTTAATCGTCTCAATTCCCTGGGCTGTCCACCCTAGCTCATCACTTACAGCCACTCCAAGTGTTTTTGAGCCTAAATCTAATCCTAAAATTCGCATATTATGCCTCTCGGTTTTTTTGTAAGTAAGATTTTACTAGCTCCTCAATTAATTCATCTCGCTCAAGTTTGCGAATTAAATTCCGTGCGTCGCGATGACGGGGAATATAGGCAGGATCACCCGAAAGTAAATATCCAACAATTTGATTAATTGGATTATAGCCTTTTTCTTGTAACGCATCGTACACAGTATAAAGAACTTCATTTACATTGGTTTCGACCGTTTCATCAGAAAAATTAAATTTCATTGTTTTATCAAATGAACTCACCGTTCGCACCTCTTTCTCAGATTCATAATCGGAATCTGCTTGTCCAATCTTACCTACATTTTACACTACTTTTCTTAATTATAAAACGGATTCAACCCATTCATCGACAAGTTTTAGCGCTTCTTCCAATTTTTCTGGTTGTTTTGCACCTGCTTGTGCCATGTCTGGGCGTCCGCCGCCTTTTCCACCACAACGTTCCGCTACTTCTTTGATTAATTTACCAGCATGATATCCTTTATCAACTAAATCCTTTGTAACACCCGCAATCAGATTTACTTTTCCATCTTCAGCTGCTCCGAGAACTACAATAGCTGATTGGAGCTTATTTTTCAAGTCATCCATCATGCCACGCAGGCTGTTCATGTCTTTTGCATTCACTTTTGCAGCTAAAACCGTTATTCCATTTATCGTTTTAGCTTGATCGACAATGCTGCCAGCCTCTAGATTTCCAAGCTTACTTGTTAATGATTCATTTTCGCGTTGAAGTGCACGGTAATCTTGTAATAAACCACTGATTCTTGAAACAATTTCTTTTGGATTTGCTTTTAATAGCTCAGCAGCCTCTTTTAATTTCTCATATTGCTCATTCATATATTGATATGCTGCTTTTCCTGTAACAGCTTCAATACGTCTAGTTCCAGCGCCGATACCTGTTTCTGTTACAATTTTGAATAGTCCAATTGAAGATGTATTATCGACATGACATCCTCCACATAGCTCTAAGCTATAGTCTCCGACTTGAACAACACGAACAATATCCCCGTACTTCTCACCGAATAGTGCCATTGCTCCCATTTCTTTTGCTTCATTTAAAGATTTAAAGTCAATATTTACAGCAATACTTTTCCAGATTTGCTCATTTACAATCTGCTCAATTCGTGACAGCTCTTCTTGGCTCACTTGACCAAAATGTGAGAAGTCAAATCGAAGACGATCAACTGTTACTAACGAACCTGCCTGATTTACATGAGTACCAAGTACATCTTTAAGTGCTTGATGTAGTAAATGTGTTGCTGTGTGATTTTTTACAATACCAGTTCGATTTTCTTCAGCTACTGAAGCTGTAAACGTATCTCCAGTTTGAATAGTACCACTTTCTACAATGACATTATGAAGGTTTTGGCCATTAGGAGCTTTTTGAACATCTTTCACTTTGATCATTGCTTTATCACTAGTAAGTGTTCCTTCATCAGCAATTTGTCCGCCACTCTCAGCATAAAATGGTGTTTTATTAAGGATTACTTGCACTTCTTCACCTTCATGTGCTTCTTGAACAACTTCACCGTTTTTCACAATCACAACAGCTTCGGAATTGTTAACAATTAGCTGATTGTATCCAACAAATTCACTTTCCGTTTTAATTTCTCCAAGCATGCCACCTTGAACCTGCATAGAATCAACCTTTTGCATAGCTGCACGAGCTCGTTCACGTTGTCTACCCATTTCTTCTTCAAAGCCAGCATGATCAACTTTCATGCCTTCTTCTTCAGCATATTCCTCTGTTAACTCAACAGGGAATCCATACGTATCATAAAGACGGAATACATCTTCTCCTGGAATTTCATTATTTCCTTTTTCTTTTTGCGTTTTGATTACTTCACTAAGGATGGCTAGCCCTTCATTTAATGTTTCATGGAAACGCTCTTCTTCATTTTTAATCACTTTTTGAATGAATTCAGTTTTTGTTTTGACTTCTGGATAAAAATCGACCATAATTTCAGCAACAACTGGAACAAGCTCATACATGAATGGACGGTTTATATGAATTTGCTTTGCATAGCGTACCGCTCTTCTTAACAGGCGTCGCAATACATATCCACGACCTTCATTAGAAGGAAGAGCCCCATCACTTATCGCAAAGCTTACTGTTCGAACATGATCGGCAATAACTTTAAATGCCACATCTTTTTCTTTATCTTTACGGTAATCTTCACCTGAAATTTGCTCAGTTGCTTTAATAATAGGAATGAATAAATCTGTATCAAAATTTGTTTGAACATTTTGAATGACAGAGACCATACGCTCGAGTCCCATTCCTGTATCAATGTTTTTCTTAGGAAGTGGTGTATATGTACCATCAGGATTGTGGTTAAATTGTGAGAATACCAAGTTCCATACTTCAAGATAACGTTCATTTTCTCCACCAGGATATAACTCTGGATCTTCAGGGTCATTTCCGTATTCTTCACCACGATCATAGAAGATCTCAGTATTTGGCCCACTTGGCCCTTCACCAATATCCCAGAAGTTCCCTTCTAAACGAATAATTCTTTCTTCAGGAATACCAATTTTATCTTTCCAAATATCGAATGCTTCGTTGTCTTCAGGATGAATTGTAACAGATAATTTTTCTGGATCAAAACCAATCCATTTTTCATCTGTTAAGAATTCCCATGCCCATTCGATTGATTCTACTTTAAAGTAATCGCCAATTGAGAAATTACCTAGCATCTCAAAAAATGTATGATGTCTAGCAGTCTTTCCTACGTTTTCAATATCATTCGTTCGAATTGATTTTTGAGCATTACAAATTCTCGGATTTGCTGGAATCACACGACCATCAAAATATTTTTTTAATGTGGCAACCCCACTGTTAATCCAAAGTAATGTCGGATCTTCATGTGGAACTAGAGATGCACTAGGTTCAACGGTATGACCTTTCTCCTTAAAGAAGTCTAAAAACATTTGACGTACTTCTGCAGATTGTAAGTGTTTCATATGTATCCTCCTTAAAAATAAGTGTTATTTTAGAATTTACTTAACACAAAAAACTCTCGTCTCTGTGTAAAGAATAACCTCTTTGCACAGGGACGAGAGTTGGCTCGCGGTACCACCCTGATTATGGACAAAAAAGTCCATCACTCAAAAAACCGTAACGTGGTTTTGACGGCAGGTTTTTCTGCACTTAGGAATAGCTTTCAGCTGTCCTTACTTTAGAATTTCTTTCAGCCAGGGAAATTCCTCTCTTTAAAGCGGTCACAACGTACTTTTTTCCTTCATTGTTTTTTCATTATTGTACTATCGAGAATTATAGACAAGCGTTATTCAAATGTCAATGTTGTCGTCTAAATTGTGCTAAGTGAACAATAACAACCCTTAAAATGACTACGATAGGAACAGCTAGCATTAATCCTACAACACCAGCTATTTCTCCACCAGCCAATAACGCTAACATAATGACGATTGGATGCATATGAAGGCTTTTCCCCACTATTAATGGCCCTAGAATATTTCCTTCTATAAATTGCAGCCCAAAGATAATGATCACTACAATAATGACTGTTTTTGTTGACATTGTAGCAGCAATAATTAAAGCCGGTACCGCTCCAATCACTGGTCCAAAATAAGGAATGATATTTGTCACACCAATTAATAGGCCAAGTATTAATGGATATTTCACATGAAAAAACCAAAGAGATAAAAATGCAACTGTTCCAATGATCAAACAAACAAACAGCTGACCACGAATATAGCTTCCTAATGAATGATCTATATCTTTTAGAAATTGAATCGCTTCATTTCTCCATCTTCGCGGGTAAGATACCAACCAGCTTTTTTTATTTGATCATAATCTTTCAACATATAAAATACTAAAAACGGGATGATCGCAAGAAGAAGTACATAATCAAATAAGCTCCTAAGACTATTGATCACTCTTTCGATTGTTAATGCAAGCCACTCTTCTGTTTGCTCAAACATCCGTTCAATTCGATCATGTATTCCATCTGGCCAACGATCTGTCTGATCATGAATTGAGTCAATCCATCTGTTGTAAGTTGCTTGGAACTGGGGAAAGTTTTCAGATAAATCTCGTAATTGATTAACCAATACAGGCACACCTTTATAAAAACCGTATCCTAGTAAACCAAAAAATAATAAATAAATGATTAAAATTGAAATGGGTCTCGGCATCCCTGTTCGATGTAGCTTTTCAATAACCGGATGCAGTAAATATGTTATAAATGCACTAATAAGAAAAGGGATAAAAATGGCTTTAAACATTAGAAAAAAAGAGCCCAAATAGAATATAGCTTAAAAAACACAAATACTGTTAACAAGCCTAATAATAAAATGGTAATTCTTAACAACCATTTTATTTGATTGTCTCTCATAGTCACCCTCCTCTTTCTTAGTTATTGTGGAGGGTGATTCCGTATTTTATGTACAGAGTTCCATTAAACTTAAAAGAAAAAAGGAGCCGACAAATTTGCCAGCTCCTCTCTTTCATTTAAAACATTTTCATAACACGTTTTCTCATTTTCTTCATAGAACGATTATTCATCATGTTTGTATTACGTGATAAATGATATGCTGCTGCCCCTACACCCATAGTTATTAATGAGGTTAAAGTTCGATTCAAGACCAATCTCCCCTTTACATGCTTATTGATCGTTCATCTTCAGGAAACAAATCATCAAGTGAGCTTAATGTCCCATCTTCCTCAACTTGATGTGTTAATATTTTTCCCTTTGACACAGAAAGTTCAATAAAGCAACTCCAGCAGTAATATTGATTTACACCGATCTTTCCAAGGTCTTTACTTCTACAATTCGGACATGAAAACAATCTAAGCACACCTCTTTTAATAAAGTTCAATGACGATCGCATCTTTGCTAATCGATAGTGGTTCACCGGAAGCCTTAACCACCTTTTTACCTTCAGCGATGTCAGCAAAAAATCCGTCCGTCAGTTCGTATGCCTCAATTGTGTC
This Metabacillus endolithicus DNA region includes the following protein-coding sequences:
- the mltG gene encoding endolytic transglycosylase MltG, which encodes MSDDSKKDTFREKLLEKQSEAKVVRKIVLTVFIVLLIVFSGVIGGGYLYIKSSLQPIDPNDQTAIDVTIPIGSSVSSISKILEESGIIKDDRVFKYYIKFKNESGFQAGDYQLAKSMTITDIISTLKKGKVMDEAVFQITIPEGRQLTEIASIIANNTPYTEKEVLATLTDKAFIDSMKAKYPDLLTDDIYQENIKYALEGYLFPATYPYYTEKPTLEEVLEPMVQKMSEVVAKYIPQLQEKNMSVHRLVTMASLIEEEATEKADREKISSVFYNRMEIKMPLQTDPTVLYALGEHKDRVLYADLEVDSPYNTYQNRGLPPGPIANAGEVSFVAALNPEETDFLYFLATKQGDVIFTKTLDEHNKEKNKHITNQ
- a CDS encoding DUF1292 domain-containing protein; this encodes MDHGEKQITVIDENGNEQLCEVLFTFESEEFKKSYVLYYPVGADEDDSEEIEIHASSFNPHADGEDGELEPIETDEEWDLIEEMLNTFLDEEEEE
- the ruvX gene encoding Holliday junction resolvase RuvX, whose translation is MRILGLDLGSKTLGVAVSDELGWTAQGIETIKINEESRDYKLGRLTEIIEQHNVEKIVLGMPKNMNGTIGPRAEASQRFADILTKKFGLPVVLWDERLTTMAAERMLISADVSRKKRKQVIDKMAAVMILQGYLDSLN
- a CDS encoding IreB family regulatory phosphoprotein, which codes for MSSFDKTMKFNFSDETVETNVNEVLYTVYDALQEKGYNPINQIVGYLLSGDPAYIPRHRDARNLIRKLERDELIEELVKSYLQKNREA
- the alaS gene encoding alanine--tRNA ligase gives rise to the protein MKHLQSAEVRQMFLDFFKEKGHTVEPSASLVPHEDPTLLWINSGVATLKKYFDGRVIPANPRICNAQKSIRTNDIENVGKTARHHTFFEMLGNFSIGDYFKVESIEWAWEFLTDEKWIGFDPEKLSVTIHPEDNEAFDIWKDKIGIPEERIIRLEGNFWDIGEGPSGPNTEIFYDRGEEYGNDPEDPELYPGGENERYLEVWNLVFSQFNHNPDGTYTPLPKKNIDTGMGLERMVSVIQNVQTNFDTDLFIPIIKATEQISGEDYRKDKEKDVAFKVIADHVRTVSFAISDGALPSNEGRGYVLRRLLRRAVRYAKQIHINRPFMYELVPVVAEIMVDFYPEVKTKTEFIQKVIKNEEERFHETLNEGLAILSEVIKTQKEKGNNEIPGEDVFRLYDTYGFPVELTEEYAEEEGMKVDHAGFEEEMGRQRERARAAMQKVDSMQVQGGMLGEIKTESEFVGYNQLIVNNSEAVVIVKNGEVVQEAHEGEEVQVILNKTPFYAESGGQIADEGTLTSDKAMIKVKDVQKAPNGQNLHNVIVESGTIQTGDTFTASVAEENRTGIVKNHTATHLLHQALKDVLGTHVNQAGSLVTVDRLRFDFSHFGQVSQEELSRIEQIVNEQIWKSIAVNIDFKSLNEAKEMGAMALFGEKYGDIVRVVQVGDYSLELCGGCHVDNTSSIGLFKIVTETGIGAGTRRIEAVTGKAAYQYMNEQYEKLKEAAELLKANPKEIVSRISGLLQDYRALQRENESLTSKLGNLEAGSIVDQAKTINGITVLAAKVNAKDMNSLRGMMDDLKNKLQSAIVVLGAAEDGKVNLIAGVTKDLVDKGYHAGKLIKEVAERCGGKGGGRPDMAQAGAKQPEKLEEALKLVDEWVESVL
- a CDS encoding YrzQ family protein — translated: MNRTLTSLITMGVGAAAYHLSRNTNMMNNRSMKKMRKRVMKMF